The DNA window ACTATTGGAGAGACACCAGAAATCTTGAGTCCAActtcacaaaaatttaaaatattcccCGTTGTCTGTAAAAGCAAATTTCATCATCGTTAATTACAGTACTAGATTGTCGACATCAAATCAAAACTTTTATACACGTTTACTTACTCCTGCCGTTGGACACTTTCCATCTTGGATAGGACCACTGACATATCCCATGTTCCTGTACTTGATGCTCCCATTGAAACACATGTGTATATTCTCATTGAACTTCATTTCTATGTCTTGCAAACTGTAAACGCATACAGCGGATCGAGGTAGAGGTTCGCTGGTAATGCCTTTGCTTGGGGAAAATACCGACACAAAGACCGGATCTCCAATAGAAATCCCAAGCTGCATTGCCAGATCGCTACCAGCTGGAGCAACCTTGGCATCTTGTACTAAATTGTAAATGTGTTGTCTTCCGTCACCAGTGTCAACGGTACACTGAAGGGTGACTTCCGTATAGCTATCGTAATTTGGATCGCTAATGCAGCTGCGGGCGAGTCGAGAAACATAGCCAAGTTCCTCTTGCTCCGGTAGATGCGACTGCTTTTGAACAAGTACAAAGTACGCGTAATCGCTGGCATTAAAGCCGTAAACGTATTTGACTAAGAAATGATCACGATATTTCACGTCGATGTGTAAAATAGACTGCTTGTTGAAAGTATACTCAGCAAACTCCAGGGTGAATAGTTTTCTACTTGAAATGGCAGGAACGTCATGCCGGTAGTCTCCGTTGTTTGTGAATGTCGTGCCGACGTATAAAATGTTTGTTCTACCCCAGGGGTTGTATTTCTCAGGGCCAACAAAGGCGTACGTTGATGAATTGTCATCGTTTGCAGCCACGCTGGTCAGAATGAATTCTGGTTTCAGGGATATGTTGCTCATTTTGTACTTTTCGCAAGCTCCCTGAAGCAGGGAACCACAGACGATGAGGGTACGAGAATCAAGGTCAGCTACTAACACCTTGTTCACATTATCCATCAAAGAAGTAGTTATCTCCTTTGATGTACAACCACTGGCATGACACTGCGGATTGTCCATCCTTGGacctgaaataatttaaacttGTTTGCATACAACTCTTCCAATACAATCATCGCCTATACAAACATTTGCTGTACAAATAATCTTGCTCAGAATTCGATTCTTCTTCAAAAAGACTCAACAATCTTTTCAAGCAGTACAATGCAGCAGTGGTTTCAGTCATAaaaacaaagtataaaaaattgctgCAACATATCACAATTCAAAAGATGAGTCGTCTCAGAATTTATTCCTAAATCAAGTCCAGTAGAAACCATGATGAAACGctgaagaatgaaaattaaaatcgaataaGCATTACAATGGTGTAAATATTTACCAGTTGAAACAATCGCCTCTAATTGTAGATCCGAGTCTAACTGCATGAGTCTGTTAACAGCACCAGCGTATAGCCTGTTGGTGATGGGATCAGTGGTAAGGTGGTTAAACTTAAGGGCACCTTCTCTAGTGGTGTTAAGAACTAAGGGAGAGAAATTGGATCTCAAGTTGCCCAGAGAAGGAAACTGAGCAACGATGTGGGAGGAGGTTTTTTCTGGTGAAAGGGGGACAGGACTGGCCGGTGCGTCCATAGCAGCAGCCGCTATAGTGACTAAAAGCCACGCAGCAATTGGCAGCGATGATACGGACCCGAGGCATTTGGAAAACAGCGACAACCGTGGAGGAGGAGGTACTGGGGGTGAAACAGGAAAAGGTGGTCGTGACCTGGGGAGCCTCATGGTGCACAGGGATAACAGGCACTGTGTCGCGACACAGTGAACTGGGGTACAAAGTGATTTAGGAAATGTGATTGGAGTATGTGCCCGGCTGGTAGTTAACCAGTGGCAGAATGGCACTACCAACTACGCCAGCATCCAGACGCCAACATGACGCTTAATGCTTCATGTCCCTGAAAAAGTGTAAGACAAAAGAAACTAATTAATCTTGGAGTAGGTCCAacataattacaattaaattTCCACGATTGATTCAACACTTCTAGGTCTTAACCAATAtcgttcgaattatttgaaaagaaacaaaccACTGTCTATACTACAATTTGAATGTTCTCCCAAGTTTGAGTAGCCGTCCAAAGGAAGTAGTCATTCATACtttgtatttgaaattaatctCAGTATTAGGATCATAATTTTTACGAGAAAGACTAACTTTCAATGATATTTGTCAACATCGAtccatattttcattaattagATTTCAGTGTCGGTAAAATTCCAGAATCAAACTAAAATAAGATTGCTCGGGATGAGCTATTATTAAACCCTATCTGTGACAATTCCACATACTTTCAGTTCTTGCAGATTCATTTCTAGAACCCCACTTTATATACGTGTAGTGATTGAATCTATTTTGAGATATCAGAAACAATTGCCAGCAGCTATAGCAGTATTTAAGAACTCTTGCTGCATTGTCTAACGAGTTGGCAAGGGGAGTTTTGCAGCTAGTCATAAAAGACTGTGAGGCAAAGTGGACGGATATGAATTGAGCATGGGGGGAAGAGGAGTTCAGATCCTGCTGTTCAAAAAGCTATGGTAGTGTTGCCATTGTTCCAATAACTCAACGTGTAACATgttcgttttattcaaaacagaATACGAGCAGAGATGGAAGTCGCTGttatatttcaattcctttttcaGTTATCGACAAAAAGGAGATAGTACTTTGGTatgtagagaaaaaattaagtcgtaaaatagaaattaaatgTAAATGGTGAGAAAGGGGGGCGGGGGAGGAGTAACGCAGCAAACAAACACACTCACCCAAACGTAATCTGAAATAAAACGTATGGTTTTGTATCCTCGCGGGTATCTCTTTGTACGCACACACGAGAGTACCAGAGGTGTGAGTGATGATAAGAGGAGTGAACTGAAGTACGGAACAGGTGCGAGAAACGATTCAGTTTAACCTGCTGCCTCGCGGGAGGATAATAGGCGGaattaaaaaacgatttcGAAGTCCCGCTAATTgcgaagaaaaaacgaagaaggAAGGGTATAATCCAAGGAGCTCTCACCCTCTCCTCTCATTCACATTAATCAAAACGCATCTCTCGCGGCAGCGTTGTGTCGCACGCACAACCACCGCAATCCCAGCGTCGTTGTGTGGATATAATTGATACCCGCTGCATGTGAAGAGAGGAGAGCCGATCGGAGTAGGTCTTTGAAAATGGTGTGTATGTACCTAATCGCTAGACGCATACCTTGATCGCCGATGAATCCCGatcgtcgccgtcgccgtcgtcgCGATCCGTCGTGAAGTCACAATGACGGTGCCCGATTTATTGTTTAGTTTTATAGCGGCATAATAGCTAGGGTACATAGCTGGGCTCCTATACCTCACCGTCCGTTAGATCGTCGTCATCGCCGCTACCGCCGCAAAACATTCCTCTGATGTATAgaatttcttatatttttttctgcctCTCTCCTCCGCTCCTCTCGCGAACGCTCGCTCGCACTCGCTCGctcactctctctctgtctttctctATCACACTCCTCTTCTCCCTCGCACGTATTACTGATCCTACGTTCGTTCGACGGCACGCACAACAAACCATCCGCCACTGGCACTTGTGAGATAACAGGAAACAGCGGCGATCGGCACTTCGTTAACCAGTGTCGGACCGCCTACCGCAAACTACGAGATGCTCGCACTGTCAGTTCACTCGCGATAATACTAATCTGGGAGTTAGGCACGACCGCCATTAATGTTCGACTACTGGCGGAGGCCGTGGCTGACCGCTAGGCGCTACTCGCTAGGCTACAGCGCAACGTGCGCTGCCAGCGCTTGTCGCTACCCCCACTCCCGGACTCGAGGCGATTATCGATATCTCGGTTTCGACCAATTGCCCAGCATTGGTTCTCCCAACGAGCGTTACTGTTGGCCGGAGCGTAGTCACGTGGTAGTCACCGACGCCGAGGATCGTAAACACAGCACAGTCGCAGTAACTCGCGCATAGAACGCCGTCGAGGTAATCCACGAATTTTAGGTCTACTAAACGCACAGCTCATTTGATTGAACCGTGGTCGTGTTCTTATGAAAAATACTGAATGACAGAATGGCAGTACAGCCTACAACGTCGAATGTATACTTATTTTTAGGATTAAATTGAGAAGTTACTATTGTAATCTATGTCTGGTGTCTCCGCTCACAATCACCAGGTTCGATAGACCAAGTTCGACAGAGGTTGTTTTTTTTAGTTATCGGCAGCCAGTACGGAAGCTCTAAAATCCCAATCGAATGACTGATCGTCAGCTTACGGACTATCCGGCAACGTGAGCGAGACAAACTGCCGAAAATACTGGCGGTCAATAACCGAACGGAACACAATCCAAAGTGCCGAGGCGCAACAAGTTCCATAAAACCGTAAATGCCGGGTGGCGACCATTTTACTTAAATGAAATTCCCTGACTCTTCCAgtcataaaaattcaaaatttcctGACCTTTTGCAACGAAATTTAGGTGGTATTGAGTGACTTTTACACCCAAAAGGTCTAGAAATTGAATGAGAAGGGAGAGGGTATAAATTACACaatacgattttcaaaagtgagCTTATCTAAATTTACGAAGCATGGTTGaagtttgaagaatattttgaaaaaagtaagttATACCATGTGGACCATCGAAATTCCCCGTCTAATACCGGTTTTTCCGGTCTGTAGCCACCCTGTGAATAGCATGCAGTTTTATAATGTTGAATATGTCTGTGAAGGGAGCTAAAGTCGAATTCCGAGCGTAACTAGATGGATAGCGATATAAATGAATGCGTTTAGATTTCGCTAGTCTTGTCacaatttatttgtaaatgttatattatttacacatATACCCTAAGTCTCAAATATTGTAACATCATTCCATTATGAAGAggttgtgaatttttatctGGTTTATTTCAATATATAACAAACatagtaaataattaatagaTATAGCAGAATTCATAGAATCGAAAGTATGACGAATGATGCGTAAAAAGTATAACATATCAATATGCTGTGtggattattttattttgtttttcttactCCTATCTTTTTCACCGTTCTCCTGGGGGTCTGTCATACAAATGTAAAGTTGAGTCTAAAGTCTGGGATGAATGTAGAATCGATcgttttttttgacagttttctTCGTAATACATATATCCGTTACGAATATACTAAAGTGTtggagaaaaaaggaaattttggtttcaatcTCTTTTCTACcttcaaatatataaatttgtcaaatatttCGCGCGCAATGAAAGACATATTTCGCATACGAAAAAAAAGCCTCGCCGGTGCTACTCAGCGCGCAACGACCAAGTATGTACACAGAGAAAGGCGTCATTCCCGTCTTCCCTCCTTCCCTCCCTCTCGAATATTgtatcaaaattataaaataaagagaaggTAGGTATAACATGTTAAAAGTTTCCACAAAGAATCATTAACATTatcagtattattattattattactattattattatccctATTACTATACGCGTGTCGTTACGTATCGCTACTTCGTGTTTTCGATGGCTTCTGATTCCATCAATTTTAGTTTAGTCCATCGGTGTAACGTTAAAACGAGATATGCTACGTAGAtgaaggaacaaaaaaaaagtagtttgTAACACCCAGGATTATGTGACATCTTcgtggtaaaaataaaaaaaggaaaccaCGTTATGCCAAGCTGAAATATACCGTTGTCTGTCAAATTACTCAAGTAACCAGTACTTGTTCGTACAAATTTATAGTTCATTTCTTTTCGGCCACAACCTCATAGCCAATAAACTGCCATTCGATTACCAATTACTGTCAATCTAATTactattgttttcttttcttttattttccgtGTGTGTAAAGAGACCAAGGCGTTCAACATTCATTTCACTCCCTCACTCTCCATTCGGACTAGTGCCTCTTACAAACTACATACAGCCGTACACAgcttttcacaaatataagggatttttctttttccataaTCACCcgcattttttcttttctttctatttttgactttttctgtatttcataTGTGTGTATAAGAGTGGGTGAATCGCAGcatgtgtgtttgtgtgtataTGAAATGTTACTTTTTTCCGTTAATTACTATTTCTGACCGTTATTCACAATATAATGTGTATTATGCAAAATAGCAAGTGTGGAGCGAACTTATGCGGGACTGATTGTGGCGATATTGgggctgcatgatttcagaGCTACAGCTCTTACCCCAAGGAGGGAAAGTCGTGTTCATCATCTACCTTGGGTGCATTTTGACGCCCACGCGGCGATCTTTGTTCTGGCTGCTGAGGCTGGAACACAAAAATCCCAAATTTTCACACCATCTACTCAAATCGTCATGGACATGACACGAAATTTTCCTGCAAATTTCAGATCACGCGTATCTCAATAAGACTAGTGACATCTTTGAAAATGTACTCTCCGTTTATCAATATGAAATTCAACACTTACAGCAGCTACAGGGCGCGGCTCGCGCTCACGATCACGTGGTTCGCGATCTCCGCGATCTCCGCGGTCTCCGCGATCTCCACGATCTCCGCGATCTCCACGGTCTCCGCGGTCACCACGATCGCCTCCATCCCTCGGAGCGCCACCACGACTTCCAAATCCACGACCGCCGTTCGCGCGTTCACCACGTGTGCCACGACCTCCGCGACCTCCACGTCCTCCGGTGCCGCGACGAGCGTCACTAAAGTGAAACTCGATGTCAAGGACATGCTTCTGCCTGCCCACACGCTGCGGATACTCAGCAGCAGCGTCGTATTCTtcctcttcgtcttcttcttcctcgactccttccttctttttctcaagAGCGTACATCTTCTTCCAACGAGTAAGATCCTCGCCCTCGCCTGCTTTGCGCAGATTATATTGGGGCTTTGCACGGTTACTCTGAAGTGCTTTCCACTCGTCAAGAGTCAATTCGCGCGATTCCTCCTCAGCCGGCGGCTTCTCTTCCGCCGAAGAGTCTGCTGCAGCTGGAGCGTCCCCTTCCTTAGGCTCGGCGACAACCGGGGATACATCTGCATCCGATTTTTCGACAGCATTCCAGTCTTGGGTTTCTTGGATCATCTGCTCTCTgcacaaaaacgaaaatcgatttcattcatttaattGTGAAACAAGAAAATACGAGCTGTATTGAGACACATAAAGTGCAGATAAAATTGAGTAGGTCGTTATAACTTACTCAATTTCATCGCGATGAGTTCCCCAATTGTGGCTCCCACCACCCTCTCTCTTGTCAACAGGTTTCACTCCgctgtaaacattttttttcaggtgAATAATTGCTGTGAGCCAGtgaaaaacataaacaaaCGTTGAAACAGTGAAGTTGAGCTTCTGGTTAATGTAAAGGTTAGATAGCTGACATTATCTCTGATATAACAGCAATTCCGGCAGCCTCATGTGTTTACCACTACGATAATCGAAAAAATCTTGAGAATGTAGTTAAACAGccttttttcatatttcagaACTCTTCTGCTTATATTTGACGAGGTTTAGTTTATCTAGGAATCTGTGTTCATTTCATTGTAGTATATTTACGAAAAGCAGCGACATAATTCCATTGCTACAGATACGATGAGAAAGATGTGAGATTTTGCACATTCCTAACAAAGGGGTATTAGAACAAGTGCGTCATTCGCATGCAAAGATATACATGGTAAAAATCCTTACCTCGGCTGCCCGCTTGCAGACATACACAAGAGAACACAACAGATTATCGTTTAAAAAGTGGAAGAGACTTGGACTCTAAAAGTTGGCTCTAGTGCAGATTGTATTTTAATAACGGAAACGTGTTTTTACCATGTTCAATTGGTAAGCTTACATCTGTTTAAAAACGGGATCTGCGATAGAGGCCTCAAAGTTCGTGTGCGTGTATACAACCTTtgccttaattttttcaccgttggCATATTTACATTGTCAATTTTACAAGTTATCCAAACGACTTATACTACTGTTATAAAAAGTCAATATTCGACACACAAATTCTTATTGTAAAACGAGTATCcaacaaataca is part of the Neodiprion virginianus isolate iyNeoVirg1 chromosome 5, iyNeoVirg1.1, whole genome shotgun sequence genome and encodes:
- the LOC124304578 gene encoding plasminogen activator inhibitor 1 RNA-binding protein-like isoform X2, translated to MENTYSIAVANKFLLALDEDEDPLEVLKAKEQEKEAKRKEKLSEKENKTKQPDQLPKPAANKPPKTRVIKDAQQQPPSKNQEPKKDQVEKKPAVRPSGGDRNVKFSGESREERNNRRNREDGDQRTPRGQGEPRRGPSGEGRDNREFRSSVGDNQRGEFTERRERGGGTRGVGGRGRGGTRGGRGGFENRPKRERDQDRQSRSEKTGVKPVDKREGGGSHNWGTHRDEIEEQMIQETQDWNAVEKSDADVSPVVAEPKEGDAPAAADSSAEEKPPAEEESRELTLDEWKALQSNRAKPQYNLRKAGEGEDLTRWKKMYALEKKKEGVEEEEDEEEEYDAAAEYPQRVGRQKHVLDIEFHFSDARRGTGGRGGRGGRGTRGERANGGRGFGSRGGAPRDGGDRGDRGDRGDRGDRGDRGDRGDRGDREPRDREREPRPVAAPQQPEQRSPRGRQNAPKVDDEHDFPSLG
- the LOC124304578 gene encoding plasminogen activator inhibitor 1 RNA-binding protein-like isoform X1, whose translation is MENTYSIAVANKFLLALDEDEDPLEVLKAKEQEKEAKRKEKLSEKENKTKQPDQLPKPAANKPPKTRVIKDAQQQPPSKNQEPKKDQVEKKPAVRPSGGDRNVKFSGESREERNNRRNREDGDQRTPRGQGEPRRGPSGEGRDNREFRSSVGDNQRGEFTERRERGGGTRGVGGRGRGGTRGGRGGFENRPKRERDQDRQSRSEKTGQPSGVKPVDKREGGGSHNWGTHRDEIEEQMIQETQDWNAVEKSDADVSPVVAEPKEGDAPAAADSSAEEKPPAEEESRELTLDEWKALQSNRAKPQYNLRKAGEGEDLTRWKKMYALEKKKEGVEEEEDEEEEYDAAAEYPQRVGRQKHVLDIEFHFSDARRGTGGRGGRGGRGTRGERANGGRGFGSRGGAPRDGGDRGDRGDRGDRGDRGDRGDRGDRGDREPRDREREPRPVAAPQQPEQRSPRGRQNAPKVDDEHDFPSLG